A section of the Mastomys coucha isolate ucsf_1 unplaced genomic scaffold, UCSF_Mcou_1 pScaffold15, whole genome shotgun sequence genome encodes:
- the Eid1 gene encoding EP300-interacting inhibitor of differentiation 1, whose amino-acid sequence MAEMAELCELYEESNELQMDVLPGEGDMEVGRGARGPAPEEGPMEEEAGLAAARAQRGLFPEAGADLEGDEFDDWEDDYDFPEEERWSGAMHRVSAALEEANKVFLRTARAGDALDGGFQARCEKSPFDQLAFIEELFSLMVVNRLTEELGCDEIIDRE is encoded by the coding sequence ATGGCGGAGATGGCAGAGCTTTGCGAGCTGTACGAAGAAAGCAACGAGCTGCAGATGGACGTGCTGCCCGGCGAGGGCGATATGGAGGTAGGCCGCGGGGCCCGCGGGCCGGCCCCGGAGGAGGGCCCCATGGAGGAGGAGGCCGGGTTGGCCGCCGCCCGCGCCCAGCGCGGCCTGTTCCCCGAGGCTGGCGCGGACCTGGAAGGCGACGAGTTTGATGATTGGGAAGACGACTACGACTTCCCTGAAGAGGAACGCTGGAGCGGCGCGATGCACAGGGTGTCCGCCGCGCTGGAGGAAGCCAACAAGGTGTTCCTGAGAACGGCGCGAGCTGGTGATGCCCTGGATGGCGGGTTTCAGGCGCGGTGTGAGAAGAGCCCTTTCGACCAGCTAGCTTTTATCGAAGAGCTGTTTTCGCTGATGGTTGTCAATCGACTGACCGAAGAGCTCGGTTGTGATGAGATCATTGATCGAGAGTAA